The following are encoded in a window of Panicum virgatum strain AP13 chromosome 5N, P.virgatum_v5, whole genome shotgun sequence genomic DNA:
- the LOC120673536 gene encoding uncharacterized protein LOC120673536 isoform X1 → MGKDAGEAQQQPPDGAGGGGGGGAGGGGGRGGSGGGGRRCCCCGGTRVVRLQCVAALVLGVAVLLSAVFWLPPFARRGRGAEGPDPGDEFGAAIVASFRLHKTVPELNGNKSKLEFDIYEEIGIPNSTVVVNTLHPLDGSNWTNVIFSIVPFQEALTISSTWLSILRSHFMSLVVRQSTLHLTDSLFGNSSSFEVVKFPGGITIIPTQTAFLLQKPHATFNFTLNYPIYKIQDRTNELKDQMKAGLLLSPYENLYIKLTNSQGSTILPPTIVETSIVLEVGNHQPSEPSVPRMKQLARTITNSSSSSGNLGLNHTVFGKVKQISLSSYLRHSLHSGGGSDAPSPAPMHHHAHHGHHHHHHSPDNNRRLAPAPAAAPTHFPVPQPRYGAPPPSGCPYSKNKPKKRGPITQAAEPAGGDQRSASRAPPPHPWSPSPGSRSPHHPTMRGRSPVPSSPVLPEPPLPTVSFAHAHPPSEHGRRTSPAPSEQATQTGPAGMSQVAPSPLSSDATRMQGDSCRWVLFVFISCILMRLL, encoded by the exons ATGGGGAAGGACGCCGGCGaggcgcagcagcagccgccggacggggcgggcggcggcggaggcggaggcgcaggaggcggaggaggaaggggcggtagcggcggcggcggccgccgctgctgctgctgcggagggACAAGGGTGGTCAGGCTGCAATGCGTGGCGGCGCTCGTGCTCGGGGTAGCGGTGCTGCTGTCGGCGGTGTTCTGGCTCCCGCCGTtcgcgcggcggggcaggggcgcGGAGGGGCCGGATCCGGGGGATGAGTTCGGAG CTGCTATAGTGGCAAGCTTTAGGCTACACAAGACAGTTCCTGAGCTGAATGGAAATAAATCTAAGCTCGAATTTGATATCTACGAGGAAATTGGCATTCCTAATTCCACC GTGGTTGTGAATACGCTGCACCCATTAGATGGCTCCAATTGGACAAACGTCATCTTCAGCATCGTCCCTTTCCAAGAGGCCTTGACTATCTCATCGACATGGTTGAGCATTCTTAGATCCCATTTCATGTCCTTGGTTGTACGGCAGTCAACACTCCACTTGACTGACTCTCTATTTGGGAATTCATCATCCTTTGAAGTAGTTAAATTCCCAGGAGGAATAACAATCATCCCTACACAAACTGCTTTTCTTCTTCAGAAACCCCATGCGACTTTTAATTTCACTCTGAACTATCCAATCTACAAAATACAAGACAGAACCAACGAGTTAAAGGATCAAATGAAGGCAGGACTACTTCTCAGTCCATACGAG AATCTGTATATCAAATTGACGAATTCGCAAGGTTCCACGATTCTTCCTCCAACAATTGTTGAGACCTCTATTGTCCTCGAAGTTGGAAATCACCAGCCATCtgagccatctgtgccaaggaTGAAGCAGTTGGCGCGGACAATTACCAATTCATCTTCATCCTCTGGAAACCTGGGCCTGAATCATACTGTATTTGGCAAAGTAAAGCAGATTAGCCTTTCGTCCTATCTTAGGCATTCCTTACATAGTGGGGGTGGTTCAGATGCACCTAGTCCTGCACCCATGCatcatcatgctcatcacggccatcatcaccatcaccacAGTCCTGACAACAACAGGCGTCTAGCTccggctcctgctgctgctccaacGCATTTTCCTGTGCCACAACCCAGATATGGTGCTCCACCTCCATCTGGGTGTCCATACAGCAAAAACAAGCCAAAGAAAAGAGGGCCAATTACACAAGCTGCTGAACCTGCAGGTGGTGACCAACGTTCTGCTTCTAGGGCCCCACCACCACATCCATGGTCACCTTCGCCTGGTAGTCGTTCTCCACATCATCCCACTATGCGTGGTAGATCCCCTGTTCCATCCTCTCCTGTGCTACCGGAGCCACCTTTGCCCACCGTTTCTTTTGCTCATGCACATCCTCCAAGTGAACATGGAAGGCGGACAAGTCCTGCTCCAAGTGAACAGGCAACACAAACGGGTCCTGCTGGGATGTCACAAGTGGCTCCTTCACCTCTTTCAT CTGACGCTACCAGGATGCAGGGTGATTCCTGTCGCTGGGTTCTTTTTGTCTTTATATCATGTATCCTAATGAGGCTACTATGA
- the LOC120672122 gene encoding uncharacterized protein LOC120672122 — MTSARVQGSLDYLNSQESDDESQATAIDTVERLLVGDDIETSQKTSTDPISGIKPAPILVTKVAQCLAKRAEYNSPLQKSGIFDWADTPNNGECTAIMISRKKQRIHANTKVKHLASQRYGGNGSSTRAGFISDCIGGDSAADSFNKPEPFGSTDDLSEAYDIGPSTQMAAEAMEALSNASTVNCVVRENVHPESSVLITNLGKERKADKTCSVEPLIQKRIGGSSSFLKKQPSKLKTRNNPKQMAGKAKGSVDNGSMHEVSEGTKASGASVSNILCSDAVIHPRRKRTYMFISRNSKIQFNKAGSSATFTSKTTEVADSLTAKTLSTSGPDFSKHAGVEKQPTSAQEDQNSILSHRVPLIELNSAGPQSRTQMSKKPLKRGLLKSQGSRELASLFRNEASPVLQLSRRRRNMSNVRVLFSQSMDKETIKMQTKILTYFGLPAATTTTEATHFVAEKFARTRNMLEAMAMGIPVVTPSWLECCGEARCFMDEKKYIMRDMKKEKELGFSLPVSIGRACKKPLLEGRRVLITPNAKPSKELLKSLVAAAHGQPSDRITASTIKNKKFEGAFVISCEQDRSVCMPLIRSGLQVFDSELLLNGIVTQKLEFDRYRLFHEKTI, encoded by the exons ATGACTAGTGCAAGAGTACAGGGAAGTTTAGATTACCTTAATTCTCAGGAGTCTGATGATGAATCACAGGCCACAGCTATTGATACTGTAGAAAGGCTCCTAGTAGGAGATGACATAGAAACTTCTCAGAAAACAAGCACTGACCCAATCAGTGGGATAAAACCAGCTCCTATATTAGTCACAAAAGTAGCTCAGTGTCTGGCCAAAAGGGCCGAGTACAATAGCCCCCTCCAAAAGTCAGGTATATTTGACTGGGCTGATACTCCCAATAATGGCGAATGCACAGCCATTATGATTTCCAGGAAAAAACAAAGGATCCATGCTAACACTAAAGTGAAACATTTGGCCTCCCAGAGATATGGTGGCAATGGATCAAGTACCAGGGCTGGGTTCATATCAGATTGTATTGGTGGTGACTCAGCCGCGGATTCTTTTAACAAGCCAGAGCCTTTTGGTTCTACAGATGATTTATCTGAAGCATATGATATTGGGCCAAGTACTCAGATGGCAGCTGAAGCTATGGAAGCATTGTCCAATGCCTCAACTGTCAATTGTGTTGTCAGGGAGAACGTACATCCTGAAAGTTCTGTTCTCATAACAAATttgggaaaagaaaggaaggcaGATAAGACATGTTCAGTTGAACCACTAATTCAAAAGCGAATTGGTGGAAGTTCAAGCTTTTTGAAAAAGCAACCCAGCAAGTTAAAAACTAGGAACAATCCAAAACAAATGGCAGGGAAAGCAAAAGGAAGCGTGGACAATGGCAGCATGCATGAGGTGTCCGAAGGAACCAAGGCATCTGGTGCAAGTGTTTCAAATATTCTATGTTCTGATGCTGTAATCCACCCTAGAAGGAAGAGAACCTATATGTTTATCTCAAGAAACTCGAAAATTCAATTCAATAAAGCTGGCAGCTCAGCTACATTTACATCCAAAACTACAGAAGTAGCAGACTCATTGACAGCAAAAACACTTAGCACATCTGGCCCTGATTTCAGCAAGCATGCTGGAGTGGAAAAGCAACCCACATCTGCACAGGAAGATCAGAACTCTATTTTATCACACAGAGTACCACTGATAGAGCTAAATAGCGCTGGCCCCCAATCTAGGACACAGATGTCAAAGAAACCACTGAAGAGAGGCCTTCTGAAATCTCAAGGTTCCCGAGAACTTGCCAGTCTGTTCAGAAATGAAGCATCTCCAGTTTTGCAATTGAGCAGGCGAAGGAGAAATATGTCCAACGTACGTGTTCTGTTCAGCCAAAGCATGGACAAGGAAACaataaaaatgcaaacaaaG ATATTGACGTACTTTGGATTACCTGCGGCGACGACTACTACAGAGGCTACACACTTTGTTGCTGAAAAGTTTGCCCGTACAAGGAACATGCTAGAAGCAATGGCTATGGGGATACCTGTAGTCACACCATCATGGCTTGAATGCTGTGGTGAAGCAAGGTGCTtcatggatgaaaagaaatacATTATGAGGGAtatgaagaaggaaaaggaactAGGCTTTAGCTTGCCTGTTTCAATAGGCAGAGCCTGCAAAAAACCATTGCTTGAG GGTAGAAGAGTACTAATCACGCCAAATGCCAAGCCTAGCAAGGAGCTTCTGAAAAGTTTAGTGGCAGCAGCTCATGGTCAG CCATCGGACAGAATCACAGCCTCTACAATAAAGAACAAGAAGTTTGAGGGGGCCTTTGTCATCTCTTGTGAACAAGACCGCAGTGTCTGTATGCCATTAATTAGGAGTG GTCTCCAAGTCTTTGACTCAGAGCTTCTGCTGAATGGTATTGTCACTCAGAAGCTCGAGTTCGACAG GTATCGCCTTTTCCATGAAAAAACCATTTGA
- the LOC120675129 gene encoding uncharacterized protein LOC120675129 — MTCQVVVGVFDRSTCQDHEFDELEPLCVIPPADAPDDAPDDAPDDAPVDAADDAPDDAAVLGTHGSRKAPTRCPTQPIVRPAAAHENSEAADEVECDREPDIFDNEEEYVGLGKVDDADPDEVTVLHDPENPKIVKGELFPDIIAFRKAIRHYAVKTGFEFATAGYKSDKSRFIAKCAAEGCPWRIHASTIFDKKTVQIKVLPAPHNCPTTKLREGKMASQGWCADRLGEWVKNNPTKGAKDAKDKLEGDFGIKLKYSKAWSGLKVALEQIHGKYEESFQLLYNWAAQLEISSLGSRVQIEVQKVGKRNRFKRIFVALKPCIDGFLAGCRPFVGVDASFLNGKYTGQLASATGVDGHNWLYHIAFGVFDAENEDNWTWFLDNLHSVIGDPPGLVIYSDACKGLENAVGAVFPNAENRECARHMYKNFMKYYTGDVFTDHLYPAARNYTEGMFKWHMKKIYEFAPDAIDYLQQNHPRIWYRCGFSEHSKCDYLTNNVSESFNAQIKEFKGLHLHELVDRIRELIMEKRYLRKKLAQNWGDGILPGVMKDLNLKSNNLKVVKVKVSDVDFAEVTLLDDWNNQKRHIVDLKNKNCGCREWQVTGKPCKHALAWILSNRGLQIADFVHEYYSVAKFRAAYEGRVEAMPDRSQWPEVDLGFKVYPPLLGRAPGRPKVQRQRGCLEKRAAKKRVKCSRCRGFGHFAKTCKLEMVGEDGETAPTKNKRKRTEDTAGPSFVKKKKPSKRKKTPKKRKHLPRRDSKGMLLLLQPR, encoded by the exons ATGACATGCCAGGTTGTAGTAGGTGTATTTGATAGATCTACTTGTCAGGATCATGAGTTTGATGAACTGGAGCCTCTGTGTGTGATTCCTCCTGCTGATGCACCTGATGATGCACCTGATGATGCACCTGATGATGCACCTGTTGATGCAGCTGATGATGCACCTGATGATGCAGCAGTTTTAGGCACTCATGGCAGTCGTAAAGCACCCACTAGATGTCCCACTCAGCCTATAGTCAGGCCAGCTGCTGCTCATGAAAATTCAGAGGCAGCGGATGAGGTAGAGTGTGATAGAGAACCAGATATTTTTGACAACGAAGAAGAATATGTGGGACTTG GCAAGGTGGATGATGCTGATCCTGACGAGGTCACTGTATTGCATGATCCTGAGAATCCCAAAATTGTGAAAGGGGAGCTGTTTCCTGATATCATTGCATTTAGGAAAGCCATAAGACATTATGCTGTGAAGACTGGATTTGAGTTTGCTACTGCTGGTTACAAAAGTGACAAGTCAAGGTTCATAGCAAAGTGTGCAGCAGAGGGATGCCCTTGGCGCATACATGCTTCCACCATTTTTGATAAAAAAACTGTACAG ATCAAAGTGCTGCCTGCTCCCCACAATTGTCCTACCACCAAGCTAAGAGAAGGGAAAATGGCCAGTCAAGGCTGGTGTGCAGACAGGCTTGGAGAGTGGGTTAAGAACAACCCAACAAAGGGAGCAAAGGATGCAAAGGACAAGTTGGAGGGtgactttggaattaagctgaAGTACTCTAAAGCTTGGTCTGGTTTGAAGGTAGCCTTGGAGCAAATTCATGGTAAGTACGAAGAAAGCTTTCAACTTTTGTACAATTGGGCAGCACAACTAGAAATAAGTTCACTTGGAAGTAGAGTACAGATAGAGGTACAGAAGGTTGGTAAGAGAAATAGGTTCAAGAGGATATTTGTTGCTTTGAAGCCATGCATTGATGGATTTTTAGCTGGTTGTAGACCTTTTGTAGGAGTAGATGCATCTTTTCTTAATGGAAAGTATACTGGGCAATTGGCTTCAGCAACAGGTGTTGATGGGCACAACTGGTTGTATCATATTGCTTTTGGGGTGTTTGACGCGGAGAATGAGGACAATTGGACGTGGTTCCTAGACAATTTGCACAGTGTCATAGGAGACCCTCCAGGTCTAGTGATATATTCTGATGCTTGTAAAGGGTTAGAGAATGCTGTTGGGGCTGTTTTCCCCAATGCTGAAAACAGGGAGTGTGCAAGGCACATGTACAAAAACTTCATGAAGTACTACACGGGAGACGTTTTCACTGATCATTTGTATCCTGCTGCAAGGAACTACACAGAGGGCATGTTCAAGTGGCATATGAAGAAAATCTATGAGTTTGCTCCTGATGCAATAGACTACCTGCAGCAAAATCATCCTAGGATATGGTACAGATGTGGCTTCTCTGAGCATAGCAAATGTGATTACTTAACTAATAATGTATCTGAGAGCTTTAATGCTCagatcaaggaattcaaaggaCTTCATCTCCATGAGCTAGTTGACAGGATTAGAGAGCTCATAATGGAGAAAAGGTACCTAAGAAAGAAGCTGGCACAGAATTGGGGAGATGGAATCCTACCTGGTGTAATGAAGGACTTGAACCTCAAAAGCAATAACCTCAAAGTTGTTAAGGTTAAAGTCAGTGATGTTGACTTCGCAGAGGTGACACTGCTGGATGATTGGAATAACCAGAAAAGACACATAGTTGATCTGAAAAACAAGAATTGTGGATGCAGGGAATGGCAGGTAACTGGCAAGCCATGCAAGCATGCCTTGGCGTGGATACTGTCCAACAGAGGTCTGCAAATTGCTGATTTTGTGCATGAATATTACTCAGTTGCAAAGTTCAGAGCAGCTTATGAAGGTAGAGTTGAGGCAATGCCAGACAGATCCCAATGGCCAGAAGTTGATCTTGGATTTAAGGTTTACCCACCTTTGCTTGGAAGAGCACCAGGAAGGCCGAAGGTTCAAAGGCAAAGGGGATGCCTAGAGAAAAGGGCCGCCAAAAAGAGAGTCAAATGTTCAAGGTGTCGAGGTTTTGGTCACTTTGCCAAGACATGCAAACTTGAGATGGTTGGAGAGGATGGAGAAACAGCACCaacaaaaaataaaag GAAGAGGACTGAAGACACAGCTGGACCATCATTTGTCAAAAAGAAGAAGCCATcaaagaggaagaagacccctaAGAAGAGAAAACACCTGCCAAGAAGAGACAGCAAAGggatgctgctgctcctccagcCAAGGTAG
- the LOC120674430 gene encoding calcium-transporting ATPase 1, plasma membrane-type, with amino-acid sequence MAYLRNKSMEFLKRFEVPAKNPSEDAQRRWREAVGTLVKNRRRRFRMVPDLDKRSQVETQRRNIQEKLRVALYVQKAALQFIDAARRAEHPLPELARQCGFSVSAEELATVVRNHDTKSLRQLRGVDGIARKINVSLADGIKSDDTGIRAEVYGANQYTEKPPRTFWMFLWDASQDMTLLLLALCALVSVVIGLATEGWPNGMYDGLGIVLTIFLVVMITAASDYKQSLQFRDLDKEKKKIDMHVTRDGYRQKVSIYDIVVGDIVHLSIGDQVPADGLYIDGYSFVVDESSLSGESEPVHLSNAKPFLLGGTKVQDGSARMLVTAVGMRTEWGNLMETLSQGGEDETPLQVKLNGVATIIGKIGLAFAVLTFTVLMTRFLVGKAHAPGGLLRWSGEDALSVLNFFAVAVTIIVVAVPEGLPLAVTLSLAFAMKKLMQERALVRHLSACETMGSASCICTDKTGTLTTNHMVVEKLWASGAAQTVSTAKGFDELKSSVSENFTKVLLEGVFHCSGSEVVTNKDGKTTIMGTPTETAILEFGLEVEKYTKVERCSAKKLKVEPFNSVKKTMAVVVASPHAAGHPRVILKGASEVVLRRCSSIIDGTGSVEKLTDAKAKRVASAIDAFACEALRTLCLAYQDVTSGSDIPNDGYTLIAVFGIKDPLRPGVREAVKTCHAAGINVRMVTGDNINTAKAIARECGILTDDGIAIEGPDFRTKSPNEMKEIIPRIQARSCILLASFFSEEFFCIRKTDTTGFLCLQVMARSLPLDKHTLVTNLRGMFGEVVAVTGDGTNDAPALHEADIGLAMGIAGTEVAKENADVIIMDDNFSTIINVAKWGRSVYINIQKFVQFQLTVNVVALMVNFVSASFTGSAPLTIVQLLWVNLIMDTLGALALATEPPNDAMMQRPPVGRGDNFITKVMWRNIIGQSIYQLIVLGILIFKGKSLLQLNGDRSDTQLNTFIFNTFVFCQVFNEVNSREMEKINVFSGIFSSWIFSAVAGATAAFQVIIVELLGTFASTEHLSGRLWLTSVLIGSVSLMIGAILKLIPVDSSSDSSDRRDGYQPIPTGPDAV; translated from the exons ATGGCGTACCTGCGGAACAAGTCGATGGAGTTCCTCAAGAGGTTCGAGGTGCCGGCCAAGAACCCGTCGGAGGACGCGCAGCGCCGGTGGCGCGAGGCCGTCGGCACGCTCGTcaagaaccgccgccgccgcttccgcatGGTCCCCGACCTCGACAAGCGGTCGCAGGTCGAGACGCAGCGTCGCAACATACAG GAGAAGCTTCGTGTTGCACTGTACGTGCAGAAGGCTGCACTGCAGTTCATCGATG CCGCCCGCAGGGCGGAGCACCCATTGCCGGAGCTGGCGCGGCAATGCGGCTTCTCCGTGAGCGCGGAGGAGCTGGCCACCGTGGTGCGCAACCACGACACCAAGAGCCTGAGGCAACTGAGGGGCGTCGACGGCATCGCCCGGAAGATCAACGTCTCCCTCGCCGACGGCATCAAGTCTGACGACACGGGCATCCGGGCCGAGGTCTACGGCGCCAACCAGTACACGGAGAAGCCCCCGAGGACGTTCTGGATGTTCCTGTGGGACGCCAGCCAGGACATGACGCTCCTGCTCCTGGCCTTGTGCGCGCTCGTCTCCGTCGTCATCGGCCTGGCCACCGAGGGATGGCCCAACGGCATGTACGACGGCCTCGGCATCGTGCTCACCATCTTCCTCGTGGTCATGATCACCGCCGCCAGCGACTACAAGCAGTCGCTGCAGTTCCGGGACCTcgacaaggagaagaagaagatcgACATGCACGTCACCCGCGACGGCTACCGGCAGAAGGTGTCCATCTACGACATCGTCGTCGGCGACATCGTCCACCTGTCCATCGgcgaccaggtcccggccgACGGCCTGTACATTGACGGCTACTCGTTCGTGGTCGACGAGTCGAGCCTCTCCGGCGAAAGCGAGCCCGTGCACTTGTCCAACGCCAAGCCGTTCCTGCTCGGCGGGACCAAGGTGCAGGACGGCTCGGCGCGGATGCTGGTGACGGCGGTCGGGATGCGGACGGAGTGGGGGAACCTGATGGAGACGCTGAGCCAGGGCGGCGAGGACGAGACGCCGCTGCAGGTCAAGCTCAACGGCGTGGCCACCATCATCGGCAAGATCGGGCTGGCGTTCGCGGTGCTCACGTTCACGGTGCTCATGACGCGCTTCCTGGTGGGCAAGGCGCACGCGCCCGGCGGGCTGCTGCGGTGGAGCGGCGAGGACGCGCTCTCGGTGCTCAACTTCTTCGCCGTCGCGGTCaccatcatcgtcgtcgccgtGCCCGAGGGGCTGCCGCTCGCCGTCACGCTCAGCCTGGCGTTCGCCATGAAGAAGCTCATGCAGGAGCGCGCGCTCGTAAGGCACCTCTCGGCGTGCGAGACCATGGGGTCGGCGAGCTGCATCTGCACCGACAAGACCGGCACGCTCACCACCAACCACATGGTCGTCGAGAAACTCTGGGCTTCCGGGGCAGCGCAGACGGTGAGCACCGCCAAgggcttcgacgagctcaagtcgTCCGTGTCAGAAAACTTCACCAAGGTGCTGCTCGAGGGCGTCTTCCATTGCTCCGGCTCGGAGGTCGTCACGAACAAGGACGGCAAGACCACCATCATGGGCACGCCCACCGAGACGGCCATCCTAGAGTTCGGCCTCGAGGTGGAGAAGTACACCAAAGTGGAGCGCTGCAGCGCCAAGAAGCTCAAGGTGGAGCCCTTCAACTCGGTGAAGAAGACGATGGCCGTGGTCGTCGCGtccccgcacgccgccggccatccccgcGTGATCCTCAAGGGCGCATCCGAGGTAGTCCTGAGACGGTGCAGCTCCATCATCGACGGCACCGGGAGCGTCGAGAAGCTCACGGATGCCAAGGCCAAGCGTGTGGCCAGCGCCATCGACGCGTTCGCGTGCGAGGCGCTGCGCACGCTCTGCCTGGCGTACCAGGACGTGACCAGCGGCAGCGACATCCCCAACGATGGGTACACGCTCATCGCCGTGTTCGGCATCAAGGACCCCCTCCGTccaggggtgagggaggccgtCAAGACGTGCCACGCTGCAGGTATCAATGTCCGCATGGTCACCGGCGACAACATCAACACGGCCAAGGCGATTGCGAGGGAGTGCGGCATCCTCACCGATGATGGGATTGCCATAGAGGGGCCCGACTTCCGGACCAAGAGCCCCAACGAGATGAAGGAGATCATACCCAGAATCCAGGCACGTAGCTGCATTCTCTTAGCTTCATTCTTCTCTGAAGAATTTTTTTGCATCAGGAAAACTGACACGACTGGTTTCTTGTGCCTGCAGGTGATGGCTCGGTCGTTGCCGTTGGACAAGCACACGCTGGTGACAAACCTGAGAGGCATGTTCGGAGAGGTGGTGGCGGTGACCGGCGACGGCACAAACGACGCGCCTGCGCTGCACGAGGCTGACATCGGCCTCGCCATGGGCATTGCTGGAACAGAG GTTGCCAAGGAGAACGCCGACGTGAtcatcatggatgacaacttctCGACCATCATCAACGTGGCCAAATGGGGTCGTTCCGTCTACATCAACATTCAGAAGTTCGTGCAGTTCCAGCTCACGGTGAACGTTGTTGCCCTGATGGTGAACTTCGTCTCCGCGTCCTTCACAG GAAGCGCCCCACTGACCATTGTGCAACTGCTGTGGGTGAACCTGATCATGGACACCCTCGGCGCCCTGGCGCTGGCGACGGAGCCCCCCAATGATGCGATGATGCAGAGGCCACCGGTCGGCCGAGGTGACAACTTCATCACCAAGGTCATGTGGAGGAACATCATAGGCCAGAGCATCTACCAGCTGATCGTGCTCGGCATCCTCATCTTCAAGGGCAAGAGCCTCCTGCAGTTGAACGGCGATCGATCTGACACCCAGCTCAACACGTTCATATTCAATACCTTTGTGTTCTGCCAG GTTTTCAACGAGGTAAACAGCAGGGAGATGGAGAAGATCAATGTGTTCAGCGGCATCTTCAGCAGCTGGATCTTCTCGGCGGTCGCCGGTGCCACCGCGGCGTTCCAGGTGATCATCGTGGAGCTCCTAGGGACGTTCGCTAGCACGGAGCACCTGAGCGGGCGGCTCTGGCTCACCAGCGTGCTGATCGGGTCGGTCAGCCTGATGATTGGTGCCATCCTGAAGCTCATCCCTGTCGATTCCAGCAGCGACTCGTCTGATCGCCGTGATGGGTACCAGCCCATCCCCACTGGCCCTGACGCCGTGTGA
- the LOC120677022 gene encoding uncharacterized protein LOC120677022, whose amino-acid sequence MPAGGASYLAAMRRGRSFAYHKLKKLPRAPSPAAATLEQQDHLDDHHHQQPPAAAIQESYQSYYRALGAAVARGRRRQQWQRRARRPRLRISGLARALRRRAAAVGGRVRASVAKVARRLREGRPYIGELFAGNYMFMQVAPSPTMVPGIDDKGGYAPFTDFYYGKVAKGIKPPAPAAGALQLQVHHAAAAGVLYKV is encoded by the coding sequence ATGCCTGCCGGCGGCGCGTCCTACCTGGCGGCCATGCGCCGCGGCCGCAGCTTCGCCTACCACAAGCTCAAGAAGCTCCCTCGCGCCccttcccccgccgccgccaccctcgaGCAGCAAGACCACCTGGACgatcaccaccaccagcagccgcCCGCTGCGGCCATCCAGGAATCCTACCAGTCCTACTACCGCGCGctgggcgcggcggtggccaggGGTCGGAGGAGGCAGCAGTGGcagcggagggcgaggcggccgcGCCTGAGGATCTCGGGTCTGGCGCGGGCGctgcggcggagggcggcggccgtcgggggCAGGGTGCGGGCGTCGGTGGCCAAGGTGGCGCGGCGGCTCAGGGAGGGCCGGCCCTACATCGGGGAGCTCTTCGCCGGGAACTACATGTTCATGCAGGTGGCGCCGTCGCCGACCATGGTGCCCGGGATCGACGACAAGGGCGGGTACGCGCCCTTCACGGACTTCTACTACGGCAAGGTCGCCAAGGGCAtcaagccgccggcgccggcggccggagcgtTGCAGCTGCAGGTGCACCATGCAGCTGCTGCAGGGGTGCTGTACAAGGTGTAG
- the LOC120673536 gene encoding uncharacterized protein LOC120673536 isoform X2, with the protein MNQAAIVASFRLHKTVPELNGNKSKLEFDIYEEIGIPNSTVVVNTLHPLDGSNWTNVIFSIVPFQEALTISSTWLSILRSHFMSLVVRQSTLHLTDSLFGNSSSFEVVKFPGGITIIPTQTAFLLQKPHATFNFTLNYPIYKIQDRTNELKDQMKAGLLLSPYENLYIKLTNSQGSTILPPTIVETSIVLEVGNHQPSEPSVPRMKQLARTITNSSSSSGNLGLNHTVFGKVKQISLSSYLRHSLHSGGGSDAPSPAPMHHHAHHGHHHHHHSPDNNRRLAPAPAAAPTHFPVPQPRYGAPPPSGCPYSKNKPKKRGPITQAAEPAGGDQRSASRAPPPHPWSPSPGSRSPHHPTMRGRSPVPSSPVLPEPPLPTVSFAHAHPPSEHGRRTSPAPSEQATQTGPAGMSQVAPSPLSSDATRMQGDSCRWVLFVFISCILMRLL; encoded by the exons ATGAACCAAG CTGCTATAGTGGCAAGCTTTAGGCTACACAAGACAGTTCCTGAGCTGAATGGAAATAAATCTAAGCTCGAATTTGATATCTACGAGGAAATTGGCATTCCTAATTCCACC GTGGTTGTGAATACGCTGCACCCATTAGATGGCTCCAATTGGACAAACGTCATCTTCAGCATCGTCCCTTTCCAAGAGGCCTTGACTATCTCATCGACATGGTTGAGCATTCTTAGATCCCATTTCATGTCCTTGGTTGTACGGCAGTCAACACTCCACTTGACTGACTCTCTATTTGGGAATTCATCATCCTTTGAAGTAGTTAAATTCCCAGGAGGAATAACAATCATCCCTACACAAACTGCTTTTCTTCTTCAGAAACCCCATGCGACTTTTAATTTCACTCTGAACTATCCAATCTACAAAATACAAGACAGAACCAACGAGTTAAAGGATCAAATGAAGGCAGGACTACTTCTCAGTCCATACGAG AATCTGTATATCAAATTGACGAATTCGCAAGGTTCCACGATTCTTCCTCCAACAATTGTTGAGACCTCTATTGTCCTCGAAGTTGGAAATCACCAGCCATCtgagccatctgtgccaaggaTGAAGCAGTTGGCGCGGACAATTACCAATTCATCTTCATCCTCTGGAAACCTGGGCCTGAATCATACTGTATTTGGCAAAGTAAAGCAGATTAGCCTTTCGTCCTATCTTAGGCATTCCTTACATAGTGGGGGTGGTTCAGATGCACCTAGTCCTGCACCCATGCatcatcatgctcatcacggccatcatcaccatcaccacAGTCCTGACAACAACAGGCGTCTAGCTccggctcctgctgctgctccaacGCATTTTCCTGTGCCACAACCCAGATATGGTGCTCCACCTCCATCTGGGTGTCCATACAGCAAAAACAAGCCAAAGAAAAGAGGGCCAATTACACAAGCTGCTGAACCTGCAGGTGGTGACCAACGTTCTGCTTCTAGGGCCCCACCACCACATCCATGGTCACCTTCGCCTGGTAGTCGTTCTCCACATCATCCCACTATGCGTGGTAGATCCCCTGTTCCATCCTCTCCTGTGCTACCGGAGCCACCTTTGCCCACCGTTTCTTTTGCTCATGCACATCCTCCAAGTGAACATGGAAGGCGGACAAGTCCTGCTCCAAGTGAACAGGCAACACAAACGGGTCCTGCTGGGATGTCACAAGTGGCTCCTTCACCTCTTTCAT CTGACGCTACCAGGATGCAGGGTGATTCCTGTCGCTGGGTTCTTTTTGTCTTTATATCATGTATCCTAATGAGGCTACTATGA